From a region of the Solanum stenotomum isolate F172 chromosome 2, ASM1918654v1, whole genome shotgun sequence genome:
- the LOC125855300 gene encoding transcription factor bHLH75-like: MGDSSSSTPLDFHALNSTCNNNSPLLMNSNMELLNSISQQLENDQNFTSNIHQQHGFLSLSNDQNFSNHHHQHELNIMPNFHNDHMNNISHDVYDPAVAVAAAQFFTLGGPSYGCTSSIPESESMLNNNNNNNIPTPPPLVSGNTSKNTCEGRKRKRNNQKEVEKPREVVHVRAKRGQATDSHSLAERLRREKINEKLRCLQELVPGCYKTMGMAVMLDVIINYVRSLQNQIDFLSMKLSAASLFYDFNSSEMDDMDSMQGTNGYAAAQGMGKNTVGEGYGGFPQFQTSWPL, encoded by the exons ATGGgtgattcttcttcttctactccTCTAGATTTTCATGCTTTGAATTCTACTTGTAACAACAATTCCCCTCTTTTGATGAATTCAAATATGGAACTTCTAAATAGCATAAGCCAACAActtgaaaatgatcaaaatttcaccTCAAATATTCATCAACAACATGGTTTTTTGTCTTTGTCAAATGATCAAAACTTCTctaatcatcatcatcaacatgAACTCAACATCATGCCTAATTTTCATAATGATCATATGAATAATATTAGCCATGATGTTTATGATCCCGCCGTCGCGGTTGCTGCTGCTCAATTTTTTACCTTGGGAGGTCCAAGTTATGGATGTACTAGCTCAATTCCAGAATCAGAATCCAtgttgaataataataataacaataatattccAACTCCTCCTCCTTTAGTCTCTGGAAATACTAGCAAG AATACATGCGAAgggagaaagagaaaaaggaacaatcaaaaagaagttgagaaacCAAGAGAAGTTGTACATGTTAGAGCAAAGAGAGGCCAAGCTACTGATAGTCACAGTTTGGCCGAAAGA CTTCGAAGggagaaaataaatgaaaagctCAGATGCTTGCAAGAACTTGTTCCTGGATGTTATAAG ACTATGGGAATGGCAGTGATGTTAGATGTAATAATCAACTATGTCCGATCATTGCAAAATCAAATTGat tttcttTCAATGAAACTATCAGCAGCAAGTTTGTTTTATGATTTCAATTCATCAGAGATGGATGATATGGACTCAATGCAg GGAACAAATGGGTATGCAGCAGCTCAAGGAATGGGGAAAAATACTGTTGGAGAAGGGTATGGAGGATTTCCTCAATTTCAAACATCTTGGCCTCTTTAA